In the Molothrus aeneus isolate 106 chromosome 28, BPBGC_Maene_1.0, whole genome shotgun sequence genome, one interval contains:
- the WNK4 gene encoding serine/threonine-protein kinase WNK4 isoform X2: protein MLAAEPAATGAMSHPEAERADGGSAPQPEPEPGPGLTGRAPHRNRSRRPSGRDSRRASSRFNRRSSAELELLGYPAPDGERGASPPPPPAAAGLREPEETESEEVETRAVATSPDGRFLKFDIEIGRGSFKTVYKGLDTETTVEVAWCELQTRKLSKTERQRFSEEVEMLKGLQHPNIVRFYDSWKSTIKGQICIVLVTELMTSGTLKTYLKRFKEMKLKVLQRWSRQILKGLHFLHTRSPPIIHRDLKCDNIFITGPTGSVKIGDLGLATLKRASFAKSVIGTPEFMAPEMYEEKYDEAVDVYAFGMCMLEMATSEYPYSECQNAAQIYRKVTSGLKPSSFYKVKVPELKEIIEGCIRMDKNERYTIQDLLEHSFFQEDTGVHVELAEEDDGVKSGLKLWLRMDDTKKLHGKYKDNNAIEFLFELYKDVAEEVAQEMVVLGFVCEADYKLVAKAVRDRVVAIKRKREKLKRAQGAPSPAEPEQPPGVLRLLEELKSPLPPGGPTPAPATPGSGDSAFSSTFPLEPEEPEADQHQHFTYRHTSYSSATSDCETDGYLSSSGFLDSPDLAHRSFVAVDPTSPTPSRPVRCFPTSIAVQLPTEHLPPASGFSSSVDSYTSDVASGMSDGYEGLSASEQSTKLPPKRASGKLLRRRARSRLRITNISDKNDRVVECQLQTYNNKMVTFKFDLDGDNPEEIAAAMVHNEFILKSERESFISRIRDIIHRVETLLRKDGRGGTELPKGPEADSALGSPVDLQLQGLSRSISSSSSLSDLSCTSPSLSVQPPVLPLLSRSPSETNLASPVEPPAAPVPLGSPSGPAQTWPLVSMAPSWLTSSPALTRTLTPQGTPAGPVPPALPQALLSPQPVPTPPVPCEPGSPLSPTVTSSPLSPTAPLLSLANVFSLAVMTVAHTVSSIASSGGHLYPPLLPRPQSLALGAPRFVYPDPTSTDKPVPPSSWTPESVGAAVPTAGVPTSSLPLAPAPACPTGSEAVGSPVQLLSTSTPGTAEGSTVLPGAPKPSQSLIISEAPAPSVPKAQLSPINEEAKPQVLGRFQVVPAKDLAVSSAGLGSSDGEQPGTEPAASASPPPALPDTSHSSSSDSDVAPEAPKAEEVPAEGGSAPAAPAGSDPGEGPGEESTENVPQAMLSQVWLSYSRSLSYVSSDDTESEDEEIWEELQNLRQKHLAEVQLLQSAQKKEIEELYLRMGKQPPLGIVSPAAMLSGRQRRLSKGSFNPSRRNSLQRLELAPPAGIMRRNSLSGSSTGSQEQRLNKGVTFADDLGRVPAGQE, encoded by the exons ATGCTGGCGGCCGAGCCCGCCGCTACCGGAGCCATGTCCCATCCCGAGGCGGAGCGGGCGGACGGCGGCTCCGCGCCGcagccggagccggagccgggtCCGGGGCTCACCGGGCGGGCCCCGCACCGTAACCGCAGCCGGCGGCCCTCGGGGCGCGATTCCCGACGGGCTTCCTCCCGCTTCAACCGGCGGAGCTCGGccgagctggagctgctggggtacCCGGCACCGGACGGAGAGCGCGGGGcatcgccgccgccgccaccggcCGCTGCGGGGCTCCGGGAACCGGAGGAGACGGAGAGCGAGGAGGTCGAGACGCGGGCGGTCGCCACCTCCCCCGACGGCCGCTTCCTCAAGTTCGACATCGAGATCGGCCGCGGCTCCTTCAAGACCGTCTACAAGGGGCTGGACACGGAGACCACCGTGGAGGTGGCGTGGTGCGAGCTGCAG ACACGGAAGCTGTCCAAGACGGAGCGGCAGCGGTTCAGCGAGGAGGTGGAGATgctgaaggggctgcagcaccccAACATCGTCCGCTTCTACGACTCCTGGAAGTCAACCATCAAAGGGCAGATCTGCATCGTGCTGGTCACAGAGCTCATGACGTCTGGCACCCTGAAAAC GTATTTGAAGCGCTTTAAGGAGATGAAGCTGAAAGTGCTGCAGCGCTGGAGCCGGCAGATCCTCAAGGGTTTGCATTTCCTGCACACTCGCTCGCCCCCCATCATCCACCGTGACCTCAAGTGTGACAACATCTTCATCACCGGCCCCACGGGCTCCGTCAAGATTGGGGACCTGGGCCTGGCCACGCTCAAGAGAGCCTCCTTTGCCAAGAGTGTGATAg gcaCCCCCGAGTTCATGGCTCCCGAGATGTACGAGGAGAAGTACGACGAGGCTGTGGATGTCTACGCCTTTGGGATGTGCATGCTGGAGATGGCCACCTCAGAGTACCCCTACTCTGAGTGCCAGAATGCTGCCCAGATCTACCGCAAGGTCACCTCG GGCCTGAAGCCCAGCAGCTTCTACAAGGTGAAGGTGCCCGAGCTGAAGGAGATCATCGAGGGCTGCATCCGCATGGACAAGAACGagag gTACACCATCCAGGACCTGCTGGAGCATTCCTTCTTCCAGGAGGACACAGGGGTGCACGTGGAGCTGGCTGAGGAGGACGATGGAGTCAAGTCTGGCCTCAAGCTCTGGCTGCGCATGGACGACACGAAGAAGCTGCATGGCAAATACAAGGACAACAATGCCATCGAGTTCCTCTTTGAGCTCTACAAGGACGTGGCAGAAGAGGTGGCTCAGGAGATG GTGGTCCTGGGCTTTGTCTGTGAGGCTGACTACAAGCTGGTGGCCAAGGCGGTGCGGGACCGTGTGGTGGCCATCAAGCGCAagagggagaagctgaagcgCGCCCAGGGCGCTCCAtcacctgcagagccagagcagccgCCAGGCGTCCTGCGCCTCCTGGAGGAGCTCAAATCCCCGCTGCCGCCTGGTGGCCCCACGCCCGCCCCGGCCACCCCTGGCTCTGGGGActctgccttcagcagcaccttcccccTGGAGCCTGAGGAGCCCGAAGCTGACCAGCACCAGCACTTCACCTACCGGCACACCAGCTACTCCTCAGCCACCT CCGACTGTGAGACTGATGGGTACCTAAGCTCCTCTGGCTTCCTGGACTCGCCAGACCTGGCCCATCGTAGCTTTGTGGCTGTGGACCCCACCAGCCCTACCCCCAGCCGGCCTGTGCGCTGCTTCCCCACG agcatcGCCGTGCAGCTGCCCACGGAGCATTTGCCCCCTGCCAGTGGCTTCTCCTCCTCGGTGGACAG CTACACCTCAGATGTGGCATCGGGCATGAGTGATGGCTACGAGGGGCTGTCAGCCAGCGAGCAGAGCACCAAGCTGCCACCCAAGAGAGCCTCGGGGAAGCTGCTGCGGCGCCGAGCCCGCTCCAGGCTGCGCATCACCAAC ATCTCCGACAAGAACGACCGAGTGGTGGAGTGCCAGCTGCAGACCTACAACAACAAGATGGTGACCTTCAAGTTCGACCTGGATGGGGACAACCCGGAGGAAATTGCAGCCGCCATG GTGCACAATGAGTTCATCCTCAAGTCAGAGAGGGAGAGTTTCATCAGCCGCATCCGGGACATCATCCACCGCGTGGAGACCCTGCTGCGCAAGGACGGCCGCGGTGGCACCGAGCTGCCCAAGGGCCCCGAGGCTGAcagtgctctgggcagccct GTggacctgcagctgcaggggctctctcgctccatctcctcctcatcctcgcTCAGTG ACCTGAgctgcaccagccccagcctctcTGTCCAGCCCCCTGTGCTGCCGCTGCTGAGCCGCTCCCCGTCAGAGACCAACCTGGCCAGTCCTGTGGAGCCTCcggcagccccagtgccactggggTCCCCCTCAG gccCAGCACAGACCTGGCCCCTCGTCTCCATGGCTCCCTCCTGGCTCACGTCGTCACCAGCACTGACACGAACGCTGACTCCCCAGGGGACCCCAGCGGGGcctgtccccccagccctgccccaagccctcctgtccccccagcctgtccccacacCCCCTGTTCCCTGTGAGCCCGGCAGTCCCCTGAGCCCCACTGTGACCAGCTCACCCTTGTCCCCCACTGCTCCCCTCTTGTCCCTGGCCAATGTCTTCTCCCTGGCAGTGATGACTGTGGCCCACACTGTCTCCTCCATTGCCAGCTCAGGTGGGCACCTGTACCCACCCCTGCTGCCACGGCCGCAAAGTCTTGCCCTGGGTGCCCCACGCTTTGTCTACCCTGACCCCACCAGCACAGACAAGCCAGTCCCACCCAGCAGTTGGACCCCAGagtcagtgggagctgctgtccccactgctgggGTGCCCACATCCTCCCTTCCCTTGGCACCAGCCCCAGCGTGCCCCACGGGCAGCGAGGCCGTGGGgagccctgtgcagctgctgagcacatCCACACCTGGGACTGCAGAGGGCAGCACG GTGCTGCCTGGTGCCCCCAAGCCCAGCCAGTCTCTGATCATCTCGGAGGCACCAGCCCCCAGCGTGCCCAAGGCACAGCTCTCGCCCATCAATGAAG aagCCAAGCCCCAGGTGCTGGGCCGGTTCCAGGTGGTGCCAGCCAAGGACCTGGCTGTGAGCTCCgcggggctgggcagcagtgaCGGGGAGCAGCCCGGCACGGAGCCGGCAGCGAGCGCCTCCCCGCCTCCCGCGCTGCCCGACACgagccacagctccagcagcgaCTCGGACGTGGCACCAGAGGCACCCAAGGCTGAGGAGGTGCCGGCTGAGGGGGGCTCTGCGCCCGCTGCGCCAGCGGGGAGCGACCCCGGGGAGGGCCCTGGGGAAGAGAGCACAGAAAATGTGCCACAGGCCATGCTGAGCCAGGTGTGGCTGAGCTACTCCCGCAGCTTGTCCTACGTGAGCAGCGACGACACCGAGAGCGAGGACGAGGAGAtctgggaggagctgcagaaccTGCGCCAGAA gcaccTGGCGgaggtgcagctgctgcagagcgcGCAGAAGAAAGAGATTGAGGAGCTGTACTTGCGCATGGGGAAGCAGCCACCACTGGGCATCGTCTCGCCCGCTGCCATGCTGTCAGGCCGCCAGCGCCGCCTCTCCAAGGGCAGCTTCAACCCCTCCCGCCGCAACAGCCTGCAGCGCCTGGAGCTGGCACCGCCCGCAG GCATCATGCGCCGGAACTCGCTGAGCGGCAGCAGCACCGGCTCGCAGGAGCAGCGGCTCAACAAGGGCGTGACCTTCGCCGATGACCTCGGGCGCGTG CCGGCTGGCCAGGAATGA